From a region of the Chrysemys picta bellii isolate R12L10 chromosome 7, ASM1138683v2, whole genome shotgun sequence genome:
- the GDF2 gene encoding growth/differentiation factor 2 → MHYFGVMAALSVFNIITCLARGKPLEAWGKLSAMENSDKSFGDPGEVEGETHFNFKTFLENMKADFLRSLNLSGVPSQERSREEPPQFMIDLYNRYAKDKSSIPASNIVRSFSTEDVVSLASPEENPFQKHILLFNVSIPRHEDVTRAELRIHISCNRDIGPLSRLEGNMVIYDVLDEDLWESPEGTNSFLATQDIQECGWEMFEVSSAVKRWVRADKSKTKNKLEVVVERKTLGDFACGKLDISVMPDTKNLPLLIVFSNDRSNGTKETRVELREMIVHEQESVLKKLAKNSTLPEEEEEAEEKSLSVPGLHQPSSRSKRSTGTNHCRRTSLRVNFKDIGWDSWIIAPKDYDAFECKGGCFFPLTDNVTPTKHAIVQTLVHLKNPKKAAKACCVPTKLDSISILYTDDAGVPTLKYNYEGMKVAECGCR, encoded by the exons ATGCACTATTTTGGGGTGATGGCTGCATTGTCTGTTTTCAACATCATCACTTGTTTGGCAAGAGGCAAGCCCTTGGAAGCCTGGGGCAAATTATCAGCTATGGAGAACTCTGATAAATCCTTTGGTGATCCCGGAGAGGTGGAGGGTGAGACCCATTTCAACTTTAAAACCTTCCTGGAAAACATGAAAGCCGATTTCCTGAGGAGTTTGAACTTATCGGGTGTCCCTTCGCAAGAGAGGTCTAGAGAGGAACCACCACAATTCATGATTGACCTGTACAACAGATATGCCAAGGACAAGTCTTCCATCCCTGCATCCAATATTGTGCGGAGCTTCAGTACTGAAG ATGTTGTTTCTCTGGCTTCCCCGGAAGAAAACCCATTTCAGAAACACATCTTACTCTTCAACGTCTCTATCCCGCGGCACGAGGACGTCACCAGGGCTGAGCTGAGAATCCACATATCCTGTAATAGGGACATTGGGCCTCTCTCTAGACTGGAAGGCAACATGGTCATTTATGATGTTCTGGATGAAGACCTCTGGGAAAGTCCAGAAGGCACCAATTCATTCCTTGCCACCCAAGATATCCAGGAATGTGGATGGGAAATGTTTGAGGTGTCCAGTGCTGTGAAAAGATGGGTCAGGGCAGACAAATCAAAGACTAAAAACAAGCTTGAAGTTGTTGTTGAGAGGAAAACCCTGGGTGACTTTGCTTGTGGGAAGCTGGACATCAGTGTTATGCCCGACACTAAAAATTTGCCCTTGTTAATAGTGTTCTCCAATGACCGCAGCAACGGGACCAAGGAGACCAGAGTGGAGCTCCGGGAGATGATTGTTCATGAGCAGGAGAGTGTGCTAAAGAAGTTAGCAAAGAACAGCACTTTGCccgaagaggaagaggaggcagaggagaaatCCTTATCAGTCCCTGGACTCCACCAGCCTTCATCGAGAAGCAAGAGAAGCACTGGTACCAACCACTGCCGGAGAACCTCCCTCCGTGTGAACTTCAAAGACATTGGCTGGGATTCCTGGATCATTGCGCCCAAAGATTACGATGCATTTGAATGCAAAGGGGGCTGCTTTTTCCCTCTGACAGATAACGTGACCCCGACGAAACATGCTATCGTCCAAACCTTAGTGCACCTCAAAAACCCCAAGAAAGCTGCCAAGGCCTGTTGTGTTCCTACCAAACTGGATTCGATTTCCATCCTCTACACTGATGATGCTGGGGTACCCACTTTGAAATATAACTACGAGGGGATGAAAGTAGCAGAATGCGGGTGCAGGTAG